From one Gossypium hirsutum isolate 1008001.06 chromosome D08, Gossypium_hirsutum_v2.1, whole genome shotgun sequence genomic stretch:
- the LOC107900720 gene encoding putative box C/D snoRNA protein SPCC613.07, with product MEEPKIGDCEECKKKASKYKCPGCCLRTCSLPCVNAHKQRIGCTGKRNITSFVPLSRFDDNLLLSDYNLLEETKRVAESATRIRSKLFNTTNGGYHPHFKLPHPLRNLRTAAASRRTKLLFLPSGMSKRETNQTRFNHRKKYISWTIEWRFHSTDVVLLDHGIHEDTSLCSLIENHLQPGPWNHPLRKFCEEQLDSLKFFIRKYPKGSKSPFRELDIKAPLRKLLADMVVLEYPVIHVFLPSEHCDFEVIRENHLVTNGPEGKDSSGADNEIPKGVAFKEEEIEDNGSSLEPQVFDLMKHVLSSPMHQIPSQNKSEKAFGGNSVLSLSARAGAGNRVHSSPQAKDSGLFDDMEFDFDQGLIDAYSDLIAEINPDDFLDLEGEFAKQPETEDRTDLSNSRGVFFAEELEEGEILD from the exons ATGGAGGAACCAAAGATTGGGGATTGCGAAGAGTGCAAAAAGAAGGCGTCAAAATACAAGTGCCCAGGTTGCTGCCTCCGCACCTGCAGCCTCCCTTGCGTTAATGCTCACAAGCAACGCATTGGCTGCACTGGCAAACGCAACATCACTTCCTTTGTTCCCCTCTCTCGCTTCGACGATAATCTTCTCCTCTCCG ATTATAATCTGCTGGAGGAAACGAAGAGGGTCGCTGAATCTGCTACAAGAATAAGGTCCAAGCTATTTAACACTACTAATGGTGGATATCATCCTCATTTTAAGCTACCACATCCTCTTCGAAACCTCCGCACTGCTGCTGCCTCTCGCAGAACTAAGCTCTTGTTTCTGCCTTCTGGAATGTCTAAGAGGGAAACTAATCAAACTCGATTTAACCACAG GAAGAAGTATATTTCATGGACTATTGAATGGCGGTTTCACTCTACAGATGTTGTTTTACTTGACCATGG TATACATGAAGATACAAGCCTCTGTTCATTAATTGAAAACCATCTCCAACCTGGTCCCTGGAATCATCCTCTTAGGAAGTTCTGCGAGGAGCAGCTCGACTCCCTCAAGTTTTTTATCCGAAAATACCCTAAG GGATCCAAATCACCTTTCCGGGAGTTAGACATAAAGGCCCCATTACGGAAACTATTAGCTGATATGGTTGTTCTAGAGTATCCTGTGATTCATGTGTTTCTTCCTTCGGAACACTGTGATTTTGAAGTTATCAGGGAGAATCATCTCGTCACTAATGGGCCAGAGGGAAAAGATTCTAGCGGTGCTGATAATGAAATACCAAAAGGTGTTGCCTTCAAGGAGGAGGAAATAGAAGACAATGGTAGCTCTTTAGAACCTCAGGTCTTTGATCTTATGAAGCATGTGCTGTCAAGTCCAATGCATCAAATCCCTTCTCAAAACAAGTCTGAGAAAGCATTCGGTGGTAACTCAGTTTTGTCTTTGTCGGCAAGAGCCGGGGCAGGAAACAGGGTACATTCCAGCCCCCAGGCTAAGGACTCTGGATTATTTGATGACATGGAGTTTGATTTTGATCAAGGCTTAATAGATGCATATTCAGACCTGATTGCCGAAATTAATCCAGATGACTTTCTTGATTTAGAAGGTGAATTTGCTAAGCAACCAGAAACAGAAGATAGAACAGACCTTTCAAATTCAAGGGGAGTTTTCTTTGCTGAGGAATTGGAGGAGGGGGAGATCCTAGATTAA